The genomic stretch atacacatgtttttaaaaataagtttgaaaACTTAATTCCAAAAATGAACAGATGCCCGTTTGAAAGAAGGTGGACACTTTCGGTTTACATAGTCTCTCTTGCCCAAAAGTTCACAGGCAGGCTTTTTCGttacggttctcttaatgacaacaataaaaaagggctattgcGACCATAGACGTTCCTtttcttactgagcctcgtggaattagtcgtgatgatggtaagcgACTTGATTAACATTGGATTAAGATTGGTTCCTTGGGAACAAGGGATgacccttgtgtgggacgctacatgcgttgacacgttggccccgtctcatatccgagaaacaatgttaagagaaaaagctgaagcaaaaatTGATCTAATATTCTGTCTTATGTCAAATTACGTTCTTTTCCCATTAGCCTTTGGAGCAATGGTGCataaagcttcatcaaaattataacaaatcgccttattgcctccactgatgATAGGAGaactggttcgttttttgcccagaggatcggaatagctattcaacagggaaatgttgctagcattcgtgccaccattccacgccgTCAACATTTATACGAttactagttttaattcatatttgtatatgtttaagcatttaatgttattaattctttagtTAATAAAGACACCATCAAaaacttaaatgtaaaatgaaagccaagtacaatattatgatataagcCTTAGTTGTtaacttcaacgacaaaagaagtaagatctaaatgggtgccaagtcaATGGCCAGTCCTGGATGTAGTTATAACTacgtaaaacataatttatttccataacattggatatattatatattgtagtcTAAGGTCTCACTTAGCAAGTTCGGTTCTAATAAGGTTATGAGGGGATCAAAAGTGTCTCCAAATTGTTTGTGTAAACACATGAAACACACGGTGCTGCTCGCCAGTACTGTTACTAGTACTTGGCTTTGACACGCTATCgcgttgttgttatttttttatctacttTTATACTGGGTAGGCATAAATCCCTActccacctgatgataagtggaaATGTAGTCCAAACGTGAAGACGCCCAGTGCAGTCAGCAAGAATGTGCTGCACTAGTCGCCTTCGCCAAGCCGGCCCGTAGGATGCCTCTTCACGCGTCGTTTGAAGGCGCTCAGGTTATAAGAAGAAGGGAACACGATGAATAGATTTagtaaataacattgaaaatgaTAGCCtaccgcggcttcgctcgtttttAAGAACAAGCTTTGCATATTAATAAGAGCTAGCGCGTACCGGTGATTTTTTGTcatggtgactgtttcgtcactcttgtcaagtacGTGAATATGTACGGAGTTGCGCGCatgttacgacgtgacaattgggtgacatttgtgtacgCTGACCGGTAAACAAGCACGTGACGTAGCTGTCAGCGTCTTTAAGTTTTTTCATAGCAATGCGCGCACtagcgacaaatttgtcactctcgtcgtcagtcttTCGCCATTTGCACTTTGACTGACGACTTTGGCGCGCGCAAAATGGcgtcaccatctattcaaaacgtaaactTTTGTGAAGACAATATTGATAATGctgttctaatagaagaagtggaaatGAGACCAggtctttatgataaaaaattgaaagatgacgagcgcaaaattgccccccccccccagaattcggagggccgcctgggcatccctgctcatgTGGTGTATGTCCTGGGCATGGaggcccagagagggattctccaccgctgtcgctgatggtaccctcctggggcaatttaaccatattctgcacaaccaatgagtattcagatattcacgtgaaaattaaagcgtGGGATAAAATTAGTACCCAGTATTCTCTTCGCTTTCTTTTTCTCccgagtctcacgagttcaAAGAGAACGTTCGTCTCTTTGAgatccatagtggcaaatgacacttcgattttcgaaaatgttttgtctctgtctctattaatgagcgcactccactttggatacgtgacgtgacaatgacaacACTgacactttaaagtcaccgtgacaaaaaaaCACCAGTGCGCTCTAgctctaataattaatatagataaaggtaaaaatattattttataaaagttgtgGGTGATTATATCTACCTAGCCAATAATtggattgaatataaaattttacttgaaGACATCCAGTAGTCCGGTTTACCAATCCACTGTAGTCTACTCTTTCTCTCCTATAAGCAAAGCCGATTGATTCttgattgtatattttttcattcgaTTTCTGTCCATAATCCGTATAAgcattatataaagttataataatcatatttataacagCTAATCACTTATATTTGGAGTCGTTGTGCATAACTGAATGGATTACATTGAGTCGTATATTACTGATATGAGGTTTTCGATAGTCAACCGTTAGTATTAATTTCAGCCGTAAAGCTGATTATCTATTGATATTACAGTCAGTCGCAGCCAGGTTACATGCGACAGTTGGAATAACAGGTGCAGTTCATTAATTAAGgactgattttttaaaataaattcgctCAGTGGTCCTATTGAAACTGAATCCTGGATGGCCAATGTTTAACCCAGGCTCACAATAcgttttatgaattatatgcAATCTCACAGCCACATCAAAAACCAAgtcattaagttaaaaaaaacaacttacgCCCATGGTTTCAAGATTCCTTCAAAGGGCATATTGCTTGAAAAagtgtttgaaattaaaaaatatctatatgtGTAATTAGATGATAAGGTGTTCAACAAGATTTTGTAGTTACCAAGGTGGGTGACGCATTTCAGATATGAggaataatttatgtattatataaataagtaccaTTATCTATGGACAGCAGTGATTACTCATAATCAGGTTGCCCATTTGTTAGTTACgactatgacataaaaaaagaaaatactttcgGATGCTTGTGTAAAAGACTCACTAGTAAATTGTTTAATCTGGTATATTTCAGATTCCTTTTAGGATttcttctatataaaaaaatatattctgaaatactttaataatttttttttttacaaaaaattatgaacTCTCTCCTTTACATAAGTTACAATTTCGTTTCAGAtagatcaataaaaaatatttgtatgtttttgtcaaaatttttattgcGCATTATGATATTATGATTCCATTTCCAACTTAAGAATTGTTTTGAATCCAAGATGTGTAGCGAGATACACGAACATTGACACCAGGGTAACGAGCCAGGGCACATCTCTCTCCCCAGGAGCAAACACCGACGACAACTCCATTGTGGAACAGAGGGCCACCAGAGTCTCCCTGGCACTGGTCACGACCTCCGACGTCGAGCCAACCGGAGCACAACATGTTGTCAGTGATAGTACGACGCAGCTCAGCGTAACGAGTTCTGCAGGTAGCCTGGTTGACAGTCCAGATTTGGACGTGACGAAGCTGTTCAGAAGGTCTTCCACCAACCtgaaatagataaattaatgtattaatctAATAGCAAACCTCTAACAGCAAACTTCAGAAAAAGTTCCAAATTGTTATGAATTCGAATAGCCTTATTTAGTGACAAATTATTTACACGtccttactatttatttattaaaatatctaaccTCATGTCAACTCTcctataactttaaataaataatttcaagctCGTAAAACTTACGCTGGTAGTTCCCCATCCGATGGCCCAAACGGGTTGGTTGTCACCGAGGTTGTAGTTGCTGCCAGCAATGCGTCCAGCGCGTACATTGTTGTTGAAAGAGAAAGAGCCAACGATGTGCAAGATTGCAATAT from Vanessa cardui chromosome 1, ilVanCard2.1, whole genome shotgun sequence encodes the following:
- the LOC124544169 gene encoding trypsin, alkaline C-like, which gives rise to MRAALILLALGLAAVTAVPRNPQRIIGGSVTTIGQYPYGVALLFSWTGSGSFFQSCGGTILNNRAVLTAAHCLIGDPISRWRSRVGSTNANSGGVVHTTSRIIIHPSYNTGTLDQDIAILHIVGSFSFNNNVRAGRIAGSNYNLGDNQPVWAIGWGTTSVGGRPSEQLRHVQIWTVNQATCRTRYAELRRTITDNMLCSGWLDVGGRDQCQGDSGGPLFHNGVVVGVCSWGERCALARYPGVNVRVSRYTSWIQNNS